The sequence GGGTCCCTTCGCGTGCGGCCGGCGGTGTCCCGCCGGCCCGTCCGTCCTGCCGGTGTCCCGGTCAGTCGTGCCACGCCCCGAGGTCCTCCAGCAGCCGCTGGAGCGGCTCGAAGACGCCCGGCGTGCCCGCGACCGCCAGTTCCCGCGACGGCCCCTCACCGGGCCGTCCGCCGGTCAGCGCGCCGGCCTCCCGGGCGATGAGGTCCCCGGCCGCGTAGTCCCACGGGTGCAGGCCCCGTTCGTAGTACCCGTCCAGCCGGCCGCAGGCCACGTCGCACAGGTCGACGGCCGCCGAGCCGCCGCGCCGGATGTCGCGCAGCACCGGGATCAGCCGGGCGGCCACCGCGGCCTGGTGGGTGCGCACCTCGGCGACGTAGTTGAAACCGGTGGAGACCAGGGCCTGGTCCAGCGGGGGCGCGGGCCGGCAGGCGAGCGCCCGCTCGCCCTCCCACGCGCCCGTGGCCCAGGCGCCGCCGCCTCGCACGGCGTGGTACGTCTCGCCGCGCATCGGCGCCGCGACGACCCCGACGACGGTCTCGCCGTCCTGCTCGGCGGCGATGGACACCGCCCAGGTCGGCAGCCCGTACAGGTAGTTGACCGTGCCGTCCAGCGGGTCGATCACCCAGCGGATGCCGCTCGTGCCCTCGGCCGAGGCCCCCTCCTCGCCGAGGAAGCCGTCGTCGGGGCGCCGGCCGGAGATCAGGTCGGTGATCAGCTTCTCGGCCGCGATGTCCATCTCGGTGACGACGTCGATGGGGCTGGACTTCGTCCGGGCCACGGCCAGGTCGCTCGGGCGGCCGTCGCGCAGCAGCTCGCCGGCCCGGCGGGCGGCCTCGCGGGCGAGTGCGAGCAGGTCCCGGTGCAGGGGGTCGGTCACGGCTCTCCTCACGCTTCGGTGCTGTCGGCGCCCGCGGCGGCGGGGCGCGGGGTGCGGGCCGGGCAGCAGCCGACCGGGCACACGTCGTGGCTCGGGCCGAGGGCGCCCAGGGCGCAGGGGGTGACCTCCCGGCCGCGCTCGGCGGCGGCCCGCTCCAGGATCAGCTCGCGGACGGCGGCGGCGAACCGCGGGTCGGCGCCGACGGTGGCCGAGCGGCGCACCGGCAGGCCCAGCTCCTCGGCCTTGGCCTTCGCCTCGGTGTCGAGGTCGTAGAGGACCTCCATGTGGTCGGAGACGAAGCCGATGGGGGCCATGACCACGGCGGGGACGCCGGCGGCGTGCCGCTCCTCGAGGTGGTCGCAGATGTCGGGCTCCAGCCACGGGATGTGCGGGGCGCCGGAGCGGGACTGGTAGACGAGCCGCCAGGGGTGGTCGACGCCGGTGCGCTCGCGGACGGCGTCGGCGATCAGCCGGGCCACGTCCAGGTGCTGGGCGACGTAGGCGCCGCCGTCGCCGTGGGACTCCACGGGGCCGGAGGTGTCGGCGGCGGAGGTGGGGATGGAGTGGGTGGTGAAGGCGATGTGGGCGCCCGCGCGGACGTCCTCGGGCAGGTCGGCGAGGGCGCGCAGCACGCCGTCGGTCATGGGCTCGACGAAGCCGGGGTGGTTGAAGTAGTGCCGCAGCTTGTCGACGGCCGGCGGTTCCAGGCCCTCGGCCCGCAGGGCGGCCAGCGCGTCGGCGAGGTTCTCCCGGTACTGCCGGCAGCCCGAGTAGGAG comes from Streptomyces sp. SCL15-4 and encodes:
- a CDS encoding ferrochelatase, whose protein sequence is MPDALDATPYDALLLLSFGGPEGPDDVVPFLENVTRGRGIPKERLKEVGQHYFLFGGVSPINDQNRALLRALREDFAGHGLDLPVYWGNRNWAPYLTDTLREMAAAGRRRVLVLTTSAYASYSGCRQYRENLADALAALRAEGLEPPAVDKLRHYFNHPGFVEPMTDGVLRALADLPEDVRAGAHIAFTTHSIPTSAADTSGPVESHGDGGAYVAQHLDVARLIADAVRERTGVDHPWRLVYQSRSGAPHIPWLEPDICDHLEERHAAGVPAVVMAPIGFVSDHMEVLYDLDTEAKAKAEELGLPVRRSATVGADPRFAAAVRELILERAAAERGREVTPCALGALGPSHDVCPVGCCPARTPRPAAAGADSTEA
- a CDS encoding inositol monophosphatase family protein, with amino-acid sequence MTDPLHRDLLALAREAARRAGELLRDGRPSDLAVARTKSSPIDVVTEMDIAAEKLITDLISGRRPDDGFLGEEGASAEGTSGIRWVIDPLDGTVNYLYGLPTWAVSIAAEQDGETVVGVVAAPMRGETYHAVRGGGAWATGAWEGERALACRPAPPLDQALVSTGFNYVAEVRTHQAAVAARLIPVLRDIRRGGSAAVDLCDVACGRLDGYYERGLHPWDYAAGDLIAREAGALTGGRPGEGPSRELAVAGTPGVFEPLQRLLEDLGAWHD